The DNA segment GGTGCGCTCGTAAGCTTGGTATTCTTCATCGGCCTCGGCGAGTTGGTGCACATTAGAGCCTTTGTTGTGCCACGCCCAGCGCGCTTTGGTTTCCAGCGGAAAACCTGCGGAAAAATATTCATCACCAAAACTTTGAAATCCTGTTACGTCTGCAGTGAATGCAAATTTTCCGTTGCCCAAGGTGAAAGGGCTTTTCATATCAACACTTTTTACAGCGGGTGAAAAAGCAGACACAATTTTTTGGCGGTTTATGGCATCGGCGTTAGTATTCCAACTCAACATACAAAGCAACACTAGCGAATACCAAGTGGATTTCGCACCTACTGGATTTTTTTTTTGCGTTGGGTTGAGGAGCCATTCCGATATCCACTAAATAGTTAAGCCTAGTGTAATGCGAATAATAAATTTGTCGCGAATAAAAAGGTAACCCGCTTTTTAGAGCGGGTTACAAGTGGGGTCTAGCAAAAATTAAAACTTGGCATTGATACCAATGAAATACTCTTGCCCGAGTACGTCATAAGTTGCGGGATAAGTATTTGCACGAATTTGCGCGCTACCTACCACTGGTGGATCATTGTCGAGGACGTTGTTGATACCGCCATACAACTGAATGTTTTCCATCACATTGGCAGTGAAAGAAATATCCAGATATTGCTGGGAAGGTAATTTTGGATACACCAAGGTGCTAAGCGCCGGCGCTGTTTTGCCGAGGCGTGTTGGCAATACATGGGTATCTATAGTGACGGCACTCATATAGCGGTGACGCAGGCTAAATGAGTAATTGTCCAAGGCCCAGGTAATGCGAGTGGTGCCGCGATATTCCGGGATTGGTTCGCCACAGGTTGCCCCGTAAGAACCTACACAGTGGTTGATAACATTCGGGAACGCCTGCACAGGTGTGAGCGAGAAATCATCGGTGTAAGTCCAATCGGTTCCCACATCGATTTTGCTGTTACTGAGTTCAAAGCTGTAACGCATCGCCAAATCCACACCAGAGGTTTCCAGCGCGCCGGTGTTGGCCTGGCGAATTTGCACGGCATTGCTATCGGTAATTGCGCCTGTGTTGCCGTCGCGATGAACCGCTTTACAGAATTCGCTATTTGCATCCTTGATCACGTTGTAACAGAGGTTGAGGGTATTGTTGAGGCCGCCGCCCAAGGTGGCGATAGCACCGTCCAAGGTGATATCGAAATAATCCAGGCTCAAGCGCAGGTTAGGCAGGGCAGATGGAGTAATAACAACACCCAGGGTTTTGGTGTCCGAGGTCTCTTCACCCACGTTGGGGTTGCCACCAAAATCCGCTGGAATAATGGTGTTGGGCTGCACGCCCGCTGTGAACACTTGTGATGTAGGAACACCGGTGGCTTCGCAGACGGCGCGAACATCGGCAGTTTGCTGGGATGCGGGTTGTTTGCTGGAACATGGATCTGTCGCTGTCTCCACTGAACGACGCAAGCCGCCAAACAATTCAGCCATATTGGGCGCACGTATGGCGCGTTGGAATTGGCCGCGGAATGCTAAGTCATCATTAACTTGCCATTCCAAACCACCTAAATAAGTTGCCGCCCCGCCAATCCCGGACAAGCTGTAATCTGAATAACGGAAGGCTGCGTTGGCGGTAAGGTTTTTAATGGCCGTGACATCTTTAACCAGAGGTACGCGCATTTCAGAGAATATCTCTTTAACGCTCAGGCTGCCGCCGGTCGGTAAACCTGCGTTAAAGCCCACGACATCGCCGGAGGATAAATAAGTATCTGGCGAATATTGCGCGCTGGTACTGCGCCATTCTGTACCCACCGCAAAACCGACTGCGCCTGCAGGCAATTGGAATAAATCACCGGAAATGCTGGCCGCAAATACTTTCATGCTGGCTTCGGTGGTATTTTTTGCGCTGATTCTGATGGCCTTCGCACAGGCTTCATCTACATTCAACCCGAACACATTACACACGGGCTTGTTGCTGCCGTTGCTGAGAAGCGCCGCTTGTAATTGGCTGCGCGATAAAGCATTGAACAGATCTTCGGTGGTGTCGGTTTTGGCGTAGGTGTAATAAACGTCGTAGTTGAGGTTGCTCAGGAAGTTATTGGAGTAACTGCCCAACTCACCTTTTATACCCAAGGCACCGCGGAATACATCGCGCTCGGTTTCCGAGCGGCGCTTACCCACTTCGCTGTAACGTTTGCCCAAAGTGACCATCGCCAAACCGTCGCCTGCAACTGTGGTGCGCGAGGTGGAGCCACTAGTGACTTTGGTGCTGCCGGTTTCGCGCAAATCCAGTTGGTTGAGCACTTCCTGCATGCCTGCGGACAGGTAAGGATTGTTCACGTTTAACAGGGTGGTGGTGCCTACGTTGCTGGGTGCGAGCTGTGCGTCTACGGTATTTTCGCTGTAGTGCAACTCAAGGTAACCGGTAGCCTTCTCGCTAAAGTCGTAATGGCTGAAGAGGTTCGCCATTACACGTTCTTGCGGAATAATCAGGTAGTTGTCTGGCCCGAGGTTGAAGCGATCTTGCGGGTCCAGAGCTGCGCGTGCGGTTTTACCGGTGTTATCAAAAGTCACACCGAAGGCGCCAAAGTTACCTATGCCCGCTCCCGTATAAGCTGCATTCAAAGCAGCGTTGGATTGCGCCGAACCGGGTAAAGGAATACCGGAAATGCGCGACGCCGGAATATCACCACTGCCGCCGCGTACAAAACCGAGCTCGCCACCTGCGCTTACACAACTGGCAAGTGATGCGTTAAACACGTCGCCCGCACTGTGATCAGTACCGCTGCCTTTCACTACGCAACCGTCAGAGAGCGAATCAAATGCAAAATCACCGCGCTCGCCACGGGTAATGCCGCCGCGCGTGAGCTTGTTAATGGAGATAACCGCGTTACCGCGACCTTCGTCAAAGTTAGTGCCGGCGGTGATATCGAAACTGTAGTTGCCGGTACCGGTGGGGCTATCTGCACCGTATTGTGCATTGAGCTCTACACCTTCAAAGTCATCACGCATGATGAAGTTGACCACACCGGTGATGGCATCGGAGCCGTAAACAGCAGAGGAGCCGCCGGTGACAATCTCGGTTCGCTCAATCAATGCGGAAGGAATGGTATTCAGGTCGGTGACTTGTTCCGGCCCATGGATCGCAAAGCGGCGACCATTGACCAACACGAGATTGCGGGTAGCGCCGAAGCCGCGCAAGTTGACGTCAGCCGTACCTCCGGGAACTGTATTGGCAGAGGCGCCGCCGTTGGTGGAAGCCACAAACTGGGGCGATTTAGCTAGCTGTTCTTCCACGTTGATTTTGCCGGACAGCTTGATGTCCTCGGCGCTGATAACGGATACGGGGGTGGATGCATCAAAACCATCGCGCTTGATGCGCGAACCTGTTACCACAACTTCTTGCACGTCGCCGGCAGTTTCACCATTGGGCGCGGCATACAAAATGGGGCTCAGGAGTGAGGCACACAGAACGCTTAAACCGCCGATGCCTCCCAATAAATTAGTGTGATCTGAGCTGGAACGATTCTTTTTCATAGCCTCTCTTTTCCTTTGAATTAGTTATTAATCTCGCCGCCCCTGCTTGGTGCCGAGCGTGGCTGCAATCTGTCAGGTTGAGCAACTGCTAAAACGCGTAAAGCCTGGAGGAACCGACCGAACTGTGACCAGGTTATTAAGGGGCTTTTGCTGCAGAGCGCCTGCTTGCCTTATTTTTACTCTTATGGTCATCGCTTCACCGCGCTACACTAGGTGTCTAACGCTATAGGCGAACACAAACTAAAAAATCGTCGTTTCACACTATGGGATTTAATCCTATAGATTGAAACAAAATACGTCAATGCTATACGTTGAATATTATCTATGCGCGTTTTTTGATTGACATAGGCCATAAAATTCCACAATATGAAACTCAATCCCTTTAGGTGAGACAAATGCAGGAACATGAAACCAATAACGAATCGGGTGAAGAAGCTAAGGGAAAGGGCCTTTCAGGGGCGCAAACTCTCATTCGCGGCTTGGAAATTTTGTCGGTAGTCGCCAATGGCACCGGTAATTTGCAGGATATCGCCAATGCTTTAGGGCTATCGCGCTCAACCGCGCACCGGCTTGCCAACACCATGGTTGAACAACGGTTTCTGAATTTCACTCCGCGTATTGGTTACAGCCTGGGCGCAAAATTAATTGAGCTTGGGCATAAATCATCCCAGCAAATGAGCTTGCCCCGGGTTGCCTACGAGCACATCGCACTCCTCGCCTCCGCTACTGGCGATACGGTGCACTTGGGGGTGTTGGATAATGACAGCGCGCTCTATCTGGACAAAATTCCCGGTTCGCGCCGCATTGAAATCAGCTCGCGCATTGGCGAGCGCCAGCCGCTCAGTTCTACCGGGTTGGGGAAAGCATTGTTGCTCGACCATTCCAAAACGCAGCTGGAAGCCATTTATAACCGCGAGCAAAGCCAGTACCACACCAATTTGGAAAGCTGGCTGGAGCGGATGGATGCATATAGCCGCCAGGGCTGTGCATTTGACCTGGAAGAAAACGAAGACCGCATTCGCTGCGTAGCGGCGCCTATTCGCAATGCGGGCGACAAAATTATTGGTTCAATTAGCGTTGCCTCGGCGGCCCAGTACATGGACGACGAGCGCATGAATGAACTGAGGGAAAGCGTTATTGCTACGGCGAAAGCCATCTCCGCTGAATACGGATGGAGTGAAAAATCCGTCACTAAATAAATCTATCAATACAACAAGGCAGGCTGTGAATGTTGTTGCAAGGCAAAAGAGTTTTAGTCACCGGCGGCACTCACGGTATTGGCCGCGCAACGGCATTGATGGTTGCGGCCCAAGGTGCAGATGTTGGTATTAATGATCTTCAAAACGGTGACGCTGCTGCCAGCCTTGTGCAAGAAATTCAGGCTATGGGCCGCCGCGCATTTTTTCATGCGGGTGATGTTGCAGATCCCCAAGTTGCCACGGATTTTATTGCAGCGGCCGTAAAAAATTTTAATGGTGTGGACGTGTTTGTCTCCAACGCTGGCATTTGCCCCTTCCACAGTTTTTTAGAAATGCCTATCGAGACCTTGCGCCGCACTATGGATGTAAATCTGCTCGGCGCCTACACCATGTGCCAGGCTGCCGCGCAACAAATGGTTAGCCAGGGTAAAGATTCCCAAGGTCGCGGCGGTTCTATTATTGCAATCAGTTCCATTTCGGCGTTGGTGGGCGGTGAAATGCAAACCCACTACACACCAACCAAAGCAGGCGTACATTCGCTTATGCAATCCACGGCCATCGCATTGGGAAAATATGGCATACGCTGCAACTCGGTGATGCCTGGCACAATCCAAACTGACATCAACAAAGACGATTTAAGTAATCCCGAAAAACGTGCCTATATGGAAAAACGAATTCCACTCGGGCGCTTGGGGGTGCCAGAAGATATTGCCAAGGTAGTAGTATTTTTAGCATCAGATCTTGCGGACTATGTGACGGGTGCTTCGGTACTTGCAGATGGCGGGATGTTTGTAAATTTGCAGTGATTTTTATTTTTTACAATGACACTAGATCCCTGCGGGGATTACGGCAAAAAAAGATAAATAAAATTAGAAACTAAGTTTTGTGAGAGAAAACTACAACAAATGATCCTGGCCAATATCGAAGATTACCGAACACTCGCACGCAAACGCTTGCCGCATTTTTTATTTGAATATATCGACGGCGGCGCCTTTAGTGAAACTACGTTGCGCAACAACAGTGCCGATTTGCAAACTATCGCTTTGCGTCAGCGAGTGCTGCGCGATGTTTCCTCCGTATCAACCGCTACGACTTTGTTTGGAAAAGAATATGCCATGCCCTTGGGTTTATCGCCCATAGGTATCGCCGGTTTAAACGCGCGGCGCGGTGAAGTACAAGCAGCACAAGCGGCGGAAGAAGCAGGTGTACCTTTTTGTCTTTCAACAGTGTCGGCCTGTGCAATTGATGAAGTGCGTGCAGCGGTAAATAATCCCATCTGGTTTCAGTTGTACATGATTAAAGATCGCGGATTTTTGCGCGAGATTTTAGCGCGCGCAAAAGCAGCGGGAACCGATACTTTGTTATTTACGGTTGATATGCCGGTGCCTGCAACACGCTACCGCGATATGCGATCCGGTTTATCGTCCGGCACTATATTGCAACGTAAAATTACGCGCGCACGGCAGGTACTTATGCGTCCACAATGGGCGTGGGATGTCGGATTGTTTGGTCGTCCGCACACGCTCGGTAATATTGCGCCCGTGTTAGGTGATAACGCGGGGATTGATGAATTTTGGAGTTGGCTTGCACAAAATTTTGATCCAACAGTCACTTGGGCGGATATAGATCGCATTCGCGCAGAGTGGGACGGAAAATTTATTATCAAAGGTATTCTGGATTCGGAAGACGCCAAGCAAGCGGCATCAATAGGCGCAGATGGCATTATTGTTTCCAATCACGGTGGTCGACAATTGGATGGCGCCCTGTCATCCATTCGTGCATTGCCAGACATTGCTGATGCCGTGGGCAATGACCTCGGTATTATTTTAGACAGCGGTGTACGCAGCGGACTTGATGTCGTACGTGCACTCGCACTCGGTGCAAATTTTGTAATGATTGGACGACCTTGGGTTTATGCTTTGGCGGCGCGCCAGAAAAAAGGTGTGCGGGAAATATTGGATATTTTTAAAAACGAAATGCGCGTTGCAATGGCGCTCTCTGGCAATACATCGGTCAACACAATTAAACGTGACAGTTTGGTAAATTTATAAATCCATAATCCTGTGTCGCTGAGCGGAAATTACAGGAGCTTTAAATTTACCGAACATAAATGAAAATTATGAGTGAGAGCAATGATGAATAGAAAAGCGATATTGAATTTCTTAAGTCTCCCGGTGTTTATTTTGTTTGGCAGTATAAGTTTATCCAGTGCGGCGCAAGAAAAAGCGAGCCTTATAGACGATACGCAAAAGCTGAATGTAGAAATTAGCAAAAATAAAATAGCGGTAGATGTTTTCAGCAAAAACAAAAAAATTATCGCGCTTGATGATATTCGCTTCAACGATACAGCTGCGTCCCGATGGACCTTGTCAAACACCTCAGAAAATTCAATCACGCTTGTAGGTGAGTTTCCTGCCCATGTGGATTTTTATAATCCGGTCACCAACACTCAGCCGCGCTCAGTTAATCTTACGCTAAGCAAAGTTGCGGGCGGCTTTCGTTTAAATGCGGAACCTGCCTGGGGCAGATCGACTGCCTTGCATTTTAATTATCTCGGCGACCACTTCTTTGGTTTGTCAGAACCCTTGCAACCTGACGCACAAGTATCACCTGATTTAACAGGCAGTAGCATTAACGTAGATATCAATAGCGAAGATGCTTACCTTCACGAAAATTACGCGACTGCCTATTCCGCGTTTTATATCAGTAGCTTTGGTTATGGTTCCTTTTTCGATAGCTTTGCGCGCGGCCGCTACGATTTAGCGATTAATGGAAAAAATCGCATTACTCACGACACCGGAAAGTTGGATTGGTATGTGTTTCCCGGTGACGACGGCGTTGCCATACAACAAAAATATTTTGCATTAATCGGTGCACCTAAACATGTACCCGCCTGGGGCTTGGGGCCAATGGGATGGCGCGATCAAAATAACGGTGGTGCGCCAGAAATTCTTGACGATGTTAAGAAAATGCGTGAGTTAAAAATTCCGTTTACTTCATGGTTTGTTGATCGCCCTTACAGCGATGGTGCTCACGCTTGGTCAAAAATGAATTTCAATTCATTATTTGCAAATCCTGCGCAGTGGATTAACCAATTGCGTACGCAGGAAGGTCTGGAATTTATGACCTGGACGGCCACCGCAACTTTTAACGATTATTCCGTTGCAAAACATTTGCCCGGCAGATTTTCTTATCTCGATTTAAGTGATGCTGCGACTGTAAATGTTTTCCAAAAAGCGCTCGCCGAAAAACAACACGCATTTGGTGTTAAAGGCCACAAGATGGATCGCGCTGATGAAGTATTTCCCGCCGCAGAAGATTGGGCAGACAAAAATGTGACGATTCCAGAGCGCCGTAATAAATATTCTTACTTGATGGCGAAAGTACATGACGAAGCCTTGCGCAAACAATGGGGGGATGACCAACTCACATTTGCACGTTCCGCTTATCAACGCAGCCAACCTTATTTGAGCGCAATTTGGGGCGGTGATCCGCGCACCAGTTGGGAAGGTTTGCAAAGCAATATCGCCAACGCTATGCGTTCATCATTTATGGGCTTCCCGGTGTGGGGAACAGATGTGGGTGGTTACCAGGGCGATGGTTATATTCCAGAAAATCTTTACATCCGCTGGATGCAAGCGGGCAGCATGAGTGGCTTATTTGAAATTAAATTAGATGGTGCTGGTGGTGCTGGAAATGATCGCATGCCCTGGCGCTACGATGAAAAATTCCAGGCTATTTTCCGCAAAATTTGTGAAGAGCGCATGCAATTTTTGCCTTATTTATATTCGCTGGCAAATACAAGTGCAACAAAGGGTGCATTAATGCAACCGCTCGCTTACCGCCATCTGTTAGATAAAAACACCTACGCAATTGCTGACGAATTTTATTTGGGTAATGCCTTGCTAATTGCACCGGTTTTACACGATGGCGAAACGCGCAGTGTTTATTTACCCAAGGGCAACTGGATTGATTTTGATAATACTGCACAGCGTTACGAGGGCGGTAAAACCATAAAGGTCAATGCACCGCTCAATACCTTGCCACGCTTTATTGCTGAAAATTCCATTTTTGTGCAAGGCGATACTTTTAAAGGCAGCAACCGTAACTGGAGCAACCAAGCGTCGCATTTAACTATTTTTGCAAATCCGGCGCAGGCGAAAGGTGATACGACATTTACTTACGTTGACCTGCTAGATGGCAACAAGCAAAAGTCGTTTGTCATGCAACGCGATAAAAAGAAAATCAGTCTCGATATTCCCGCGTTGAATCATGCTAGCGAATTGACCGTATTTTTAGTGAAATCACCAAAAAACATATCGCTAAATGGAAAAGCCGCAACATGGAAATTCGACGAGTCCACCCAACAAATTCGTTTGCCGCTAGGTTTGAATGAAAATTCGAAAGTGGAAATAAATTTGTAAGTGATTAACAAGAAATTGCTTCGTGCAGGACTATTTCTCAACACCTGCACGAAGTTTTTCATGTTGTATTGAAGTGCCCCCAAAAAATTCATACAAAATTATAAAAAAAGCCCGCTTTCCCGACCTTATTGCATTGACGCAACATTTCCCATTCTGTAGGATTTAATCCCATAGTGTGGAATATTATTTAATCCCTCAAGCTAGCTTGGTGAAGCAATGAACCCAAGAACAAAAATAAAACACGTACGTGCACTCGTTGCGAAAGGTGGCGAAGGCGGCGGAGGAGCTGATTATCACGATCAAGGCGAAGGCCATTGGATTGATAACCATATAGCCACGTCTATGGGGCGATATCCCGAATATCGCCAAAGTCGCAAAAGCTTCGGCATTAATGTACTGGGCACTTTGGTGGTTGAAATTGAATGTGAAGACGGCACTGTCGGCTTTGCGGTGACTACCGGCGGCGAGCCTGCTGCTTATTTGGTTGAACATCACTTCGCACGCTTTTTAGAAGGCCGCGATCCTTTCGATTACGAAACCATTTGGGATCAAATGTATTTTGCGTCGCAATACTACGGCCGCAAAGGCTTGGTGGTGAATGCTATCTCCGGCGTTGACCTCGCGCTCTGGGATCTAATGGGGCGCTTACGCGGTGAACCTGTGTATCGTTTGCTCGGCGGCGCGGTGCGCAATGAATTGCAATTTTATGCAACGGGTGCACGCCCTGATCTCGCTAAAGAAATGGGTTTTATCGGTGGCAAATTACCCCTCTTGCACGGCCCCATTGAAGGTGATGAAGGCCTCAAGAAAAACGTCGCCTGGCTTGCGGAAATGCGCGAAAAATGTGGCCCGGATTTTTGGTTGATGTACGACTGTTGGATGGCGCTCGATGTCCATTATGCAACGCGTCTTGCGCATGCGTGTCAGCCCTACGGATTGAAATGGATTGAAGAAGCCATTTCTCCCGATGATTATTGGGGCTATCAACAACTCAAAAAACAAGTGCCACCCGGCATGCTTGTCACCACCGGCGAACACGAAGCAACGCGTTGGGGTTTCCGCATGCTTATGGAAATGGAATGCTGCGATTTAATCCAGCCCGATGTAGGTTGGTGCGGTGGCGTGACGGAATTATTAAAAATTTCTGCCATGGCCGATGCGCGTGGAATTATGGTTGTTCCGCACGGATCATCGGTTTACAGCTATCACTTTGTTATTACTCGCCACAATTCACCCTTCGCAGAATTTCTAATGATGGCTCCCAAAGCCGATCATGTTGCGCCCATGTTCCATCCACAACTGCTAGGCGAACCTGTGCCCTTTAATGGCCGCATGAATGTATCCGCGTTGGATAAACCCGGCTTTGGTGTGGAATTAAATCCGGCAGTGAAATTGCGTCGGCCTTACGTACGGAATTAATAAAGTAAGTAACGACTTTTTATAAATTTGGATTTTATGTAATAGGGAGCCGTCATCCCCGCAGGGGATGACGGCTCCCAACAAAACTGATTTTTGGAACTCATAACATGAAACTCTGCCGCTTCGGCCAAAAAAATTCAGAAAAACCTGGCGTGATTGATGCGCAAGGTCGCCTACGTGATCTCAGTTCAGTCATTCCAGATCTAAATGCTGATCAAGTACGTTTATCAAAGTTAAATTCTTTGCATGATGTGGACATCAGCAGTTTACCCATCGTAGAAGGCGAACAAAGATTCGGTGTGCCTGTTGCGGGAATTGGAAAAATTATTGCCGTAGGTTTGAATTACGCCGATCACGCCGCCGAATCCAATTTGCCTGTGCCAAGCGAGCCGATATTTTTTACCAAAGCCATTACTTCATTAAATGGCGCGAATGACGCTGTAATGAAACCGCGCGACGCCACCAAAATGGATTGGGAAGTTGAGCTAGGCATTATTATCGGTAAAACCTGTCGCTATGTAGATGAAGCGAATGCCCTGTCACACATCGCCGGTTACACGTTAGTAAACGATATTTCCGAACGCGGCTTCCAAAAAGAACGCGGCACCCAATGGGTGAAAGGAAAAGGTTGCGATACCTTTTGTCCGGTTGGTCCTTATTTGGTAACGCCCGATGAAGTGGGCGATGTGCAAGCATTGGATATGTTTTTAAATGTAAACGGCCAGCGCATGCAAACGGGCAACACCAAAACCATGATTTTTAATGTGGCGCAATGCATCAGCTACATTTCACGTTTTATTACTTTGCAACCTGGCGATTTGGTGATTACAGGTACTCCACCGGGCGTGGGTGAAGGTAAAAAACCTGAGGCTATTTATTTAAATGTGGGCGATGAAATTCATCTCGGCGTTACCAAATTAGGTGAGCAACGCCAAACCGTAGTCGCATTCAGTCTTGCCAATCAGGAAATCATCGAATGATATTTTCAAATCGTTTTAAAAATCGCAACGCCATTATTACCGGCGGCGCATCTGGGCTTGGCAAAGCCGTTGCCGCGCGTATTGTTGCGGAAGGCGGCAATGTAGTT comes from the Cellvibrio zantedeschiae genome and includes:
- a CDS encoding SDR family NAD(P)-dependent oxidoreductase produces the protein MLLQGKRVLVTGGTHGIGRATALMVAAQGADVGINDLQNGDAAASLVQEIQAMGRRAFFHAGDVADPQVATDFIAAAVKNFNGVDVFVSNAGICPFHSFLEMPIETLRRTMDVNLLGAYTMCQAAAQQMVSQGKDSQGRGGSIIAISSISALVGGEMQTHYTPTKAGVHSLMQSTAIALGKYGIRCNSVMPGTIQTDINKDDLSNPEKRAYMEKRIPLGRLGVPEDIAKVVVFLASDLADYVTGASVLADGGMFVNLQ
- the rhmD gene encoding L-rhamnonate dehydratase; this translates as MNPRTKIKHVRALVAKGGEGGGGADYHDQGEGHWIDNHIATSMGRYPEYRQSRKSFGINVLGTLVVEIECEDGTVGFAVTTGGEPAAYLVEHHFARFLEGRDPFDYETIWDQMYFASQYYGRKGLVVNAISGVDLALWDLMGRLRGEPVYRLLGGAVRNELQFYATGARPDLAKEMGFIGGKLPLLHGPIEGDEGLKKNVAWLAEMREKCGPDFWLMYDCWMALDVHYATRLAHACQPYGLKWIEEAISPDDYWGYQQLKKQVPPGMLVTTGEHEATRWGFRMLMEMECCDLIQPDVGWCGGVTELLKISAMADARGIMVVPHGSSVYSYHFVITRHNSPFAEFLMMAPKADHVAPMFHPQLLGEPVPFNGRMNVSALDKPGFGVELNPAVKLRRPYVRN
- a CDS encoding IclR family transcriptional regulator, which gives rise to MQEHETNNESGEEAKGKGLSGAQTLIRGLEILSVVANGTGNLQDIANALGLSRSTAHRLANTMVEQRFLNFTPRIGYSLGAKLIELGHKSSQQMSLPRVAYEHIALLASATGDTVHLGVLDNDSALYLDKIPGSRRIEISSRIGERQPLSSTGLGKALLLDHSKTQLEAIYNREQSQYHTNLESWLERMDAYSRQGCAFDLEENEDRIRCVAAPIRNAGDKIIGSISVASAAQYMDDERMNELRESVIATAKAISAEYGWSEKSVTK
- a CDS encoding fumarylacetoacetate hydrolase family protein translates to MKLCRFGQKNSEKPGVIDAQGRLRDLSSVIPDLNADQVRLSKLNSLHDVDISSLPIVEGEQRFGVPVAGIGKIIAVGLNYADHAAESNLPVPSEPIFFTKAITSLNGANDAVMKPRDATKMDWEVELGIIIGKTCRYVDEANALSHIAGYTLVNDISERGFQKERGTQWVKGKGCDTFCPVGPYLVTPDEVGDVQALDMFLNVNGQRMQTGNTKTMIFNVAQCISYISRFITLQPGDLVITGTPPGVGEGKKPEAIYLNVGDEIHLGVTKLGEQRQTVVAFSLANQEIIE
- a CDS encoding glycoside hydrolase family 31 protein; this encodes MMNRKAILNFLSLPVFILFGSISLSSAAQEKASLIDDTQKLNVEISKNKIAVDVFSKNKKIIALDDIRFNDTAASRWTLSNTSENSITLVGEFPAHVDFYNPVTNTQPRSVNLTLSKVAGGFRLNAEPAWGRSTALHFNYLGDHFFGLSEPLQPDAQVSPDLTGSSINVDINSEDAYLHENYATAYSAFYISSFGYGSFFDSFARGRYDLAINGKNRITHDTGKLDWYVFPGDDGVAIQQKYFALIGAPKHVPAWGLGPMGWRDQNNGGAPEILDDVKKMRELKIPFTSWFVDRPYSDGAHAWSKMNFNSLFANPAQWINQLRTQEGLEFMTWTATATFNDYSVAKHLPGRFSYLDLSDAATVNVFQKALAEKQHAFGVKGHKMDRADEVFPAAEDWADKNVTIPERRNKYSYLMAKVHDEALRKQWGDDQLTFARSAYQRSQPYLSAIWGGDPRTSWEGLQSNIANAMRSSFMGFPVWGTDVGGYQGDGYIPENLYIRWMQAGSMSGLFEIKLDGAGGAGNDRMPWRYDEKFQAIFRKICEERMQFLPYLYSLANTSATKGALMQPLAYRHLLDKNTYAIADEFYLGNALLIAPVLHDGETRSVYLPKGNWIDFDNTAQRYEGGKTIKVNAPLNTLPRFIAENSIFVQGDTFKGSNRNWSNQASHLTIFANPAQAKGDTTFTYVDLLDGNKQKSFVMQRDKKKISLDIPALNHASELTVFLVKSPKNISLNGKAATWKFDESTQQIRLPLGLNENSKVEINL
- a CDS encoding TonB-dependent receptor domain-containing protein, which codes for MKKNRSSSDHTNLLGGIGGLSVLCASLLSPILYAAPNGETAGDVQEVVVTGSRIKRDGFDASTPVSVISAEDIKLSGKINVEEQLAKSPQFVASTNGGASANTVPGGTADVNLRGFGATRNLVLVNGRRFAIHGPEQVTDLNTIPSALIERTEIVTGGSSAVYGSDAITGVVNFIMRDDFEGVELNAQYGADSPTGTGNYSFDITAGTNFDEGRGNAVISINKLTRGGITRGERGDFAFDSLSDGCVVKGSGTDHSAGDVFNASLASCVSAGGELGFVRGGSGDIPASRISGIPLPGSAQSNAALNAAYTGAGIGNFGAFGVTFDNTGKTARAALDPQDRFNLGPDNYLIIPQERVMANLFSHYDFSEKATGYLELHYSENTVDAQLAPSNVGTTTLLNVNNPYLSAGMQEVLNQLDLRETGSTKVTSGSTSRTTVAGDGLAMVTLGKRYSEVGKRRSETERDVFRGALGIKGELGSYSNNFLSNLNYDVYYTYAKTDTTEDLFNALSRSQLQAALLSNGSNKPVCNVFGLNVDEACAKAIRISAKNTTEASMKVFAASISGDLFQLPAGAVGFAVGTEWRSTSAQYSPDTYLSSGDVVGFNAGLPTGGSLSVKEIFSEMRVPLVKDVTAIKNLTANAAFRYSDYSLSGIGGAATYLGGLEWQVNDDLAFRGQFQRAIRAPNMAELFGGLRRSVETATDPCSSKQPASQQTADVRAVCEATGVPTSQVFTAGVQPNTIIPADFGGNPNVGEETSDTKTLGVVITPSALPNLRLSLDYFDITLDGAIATLGGGLNNTLNLCYNVIKDANSEFCKAVHRDGNTGAITDSNAVQIRQANTGALETSGVDLAMRYSFELSNSKIDVGTDWTYTDDFSLTPVQAFPNVINHCVGSYGATCGEPIPEYRGTTRITWALDNYSFSLRHRYMSAVTIDTHVLPTRLGKTAPALSTLVYPKLPSQQYLDISFTANVMENIQLYGGINNVLDNDPPVVGSAQIRANTYPATYDVLGQEYFIGINAKF
- a CDS encoding L-lactate dehydrogenase, translating into MILANIEDYRTLARKRLPHFLFEYIDGGAFSETTLRNNSADLQTIALRQRVLRDVSSVSTATTLFGKEYAMPLGLSPIGIAGLNARRGEVQAAQAAEEAGVPFCLSTVSACAIDEVRAAVNNPIWFQLYMIKDRGFLREILARAKAAGTDTLLFTVDMPVPATRYRDMRSGLSSGTILQRKITRARQVLMRPQWAWDVGLFGRPHTLGNIAPVLGDNAGIDEFWSWLAQNFDPTVTWADIDRIRAEWDGKFIIKGILDSEDAKQAASIGADGIIVSNHGGRQLDGALSSIRALPDIADAVGNDLGIILDSGVRSGLDVVRALALGANFVMIGRPWVYALAARQKKGVREILDIFKNEMRVAMALSGNTSVNTIKRDSLVNL